A single window of Periophthalmus magnuspinnatus isolate fPerMag1 chromosome 9, fPerMag1.2.pri, whole genome shotgun sequence DNA harbors:
- the lysmd3 gene encoding lysM and putative peptidoglycan-binding domain-containing protein 3, producing the protein MSRSQHFGLQSATMVQPSNGGHTYLFTNSCSENDLSEEDSENYELRPRGRERLRRSTSREKMDDIVYLIRDIQEGDTLNSIALQYHCTVADIKRANNLLKEQDFFALRSIKIPVKRFSILTETHMSTPAPSSTPPGGRHQPQISASTALPLESSTDSSSSADSVEGFLLEKDKDIERLVKSTNPSQSNLNQVVSSLTLHQQQPLLEEVEYKPAQRKDPYYGADWGMRWWTAVAIMLFVGIVTPVFYLLYYEVLVKADVSHHGSPTQTNGDMHQGHGKVLDINLDLNQDAVAGPRNPDRNVDEQNGPALHKDRNAKDLNT; encoded by the exons ATGTCTCGGAGCCAGCACTTCGGTCTACAGTCAGCCACTATGGTGCAACCGTCTAATGGAGGGCATACATACCTGTTCACAAACAGCTGCTCAGAGAACGACCTGTCGGAGGAAGATAGTGAGAACTACGAGCTGCGGCCCCGAGGTCGAGAGCGATTACGTAGGAGTACTTCTCGAGAAAAGATGGATGATATTGTGTATCTGATTAGGGACATTCAGGAGGGAGATACACTCAATAGTATTGCTCTTCAATACCATTGCACG GTTGCTGATATTAAACGTGCCAACAACCTTTTGAAAGAACAAGACTTTTTTGCTCTTCGTTCAATTAAGATTCCAGTGAAGCGTTTTAGCATTCTCACTGAGACCCACATGAGTACACCAGCCCCATCTTCCACACCTCCTGGTGGCAGGCACCAGCCTCAGATCTCTGCTTCAACTGCCCTTCCTCTGGAGTCCTCCACAGACTCGTCCTCCTCTGCTGACAGTGTAGAGGGATTTCTTCTGGAGAAGGATAAAGACATTGAGCGGCTAGTGAAGTCTACTAATCCTTCACAGAGCAACCTCAATCAGGTGGTGTCTTCTTTAACTCTTCACCAACAACAGCCTCTGCTGGAAGAAGTGGAGTACAAGCCAGCGCAAAGAAAGGATCCATATTATGGGGCAGATTGGGGCATGAGGTGGTGGACAGCTGTTGCCATCATGCTGTTTGTTGGCATTGTTACTCCTGTGTTTTATTTGCTGTACTATGAGGTTCTTGTGAAAGCAGATGTAAGCCACCACGGTAGTCCTACACAAACTAATGGTGATATGCATCAAGGACATGGCAAAGTTTTGGACATTAACCTAGACCTTAATCAAGATGCAGTGGCTGGTCCAAGGAACCCTGACAGAAATGTTGATGAACAAAATGGACCAGCACTTCATAAAGACAGAAATGCCAAAGACTTAAATACATAA
- the polr3g gene encoding DNA-directed RNA polymerase III subunit RPC7 — MAGKGRGVAAFTFNIEALGISRGSMPETRVGPSPLFPHTDFKPVPLKDGEDDNYMLALKQEMRGIMQQRPHNIKPLNNKAEVERYTERYLKKLKVEDEEWTPDWNLFPKELMPQKKKTHSKTGTKRKAVKVTHKDAEAVLSKLDELAKKDDGTTENSDDEKEKKKENEEEELEEEEVDEEDIEEENDYIESYFDNGEDFAADSDDNMDGEATY; from the exons ATGGCAGGCAAGGGCCGTGGAGTGGCTGCCTTCACCTTCAACATCGAGGCTCTGGGCATCAGCAGAGGCAGCATGCCAGAGACCAGGGTGGGGCCCAGTCCACTGTTTCCA CACACAGATTTTAAGCCTGTGCCATTGAAAGATGGAGAGGATGACAACTATATGCTGGCattaaaacaggaaatgagAGGAATAATGCAACAGCGACCACATAACATCAAGCCCCTGAACAATAAAGCTG AGGTGGAGAGATACACGGAGCGTTACCTCAAGAAATTAAAAGTGGAAGATGAAGAATGGACTCCTG ATTGGAACCTTTTCCCAAAAGAATTGATGCCCCAAAAGAAGAAAACGCATTCAAAGACCG GGACAAAGAGAAAAGCTGTCAAAGTAACACATAAAGATGCAGAGGCAGTGCTCAGTAAATTAGAT GAATTGGCCAAAAAAGATGATGGAACTACAGAAAACTCTGatgatgaaaaagaaaaaaagaaagaaaatgaagaggaggaacttgaagaggaggaagtggaTGAGGAGGATATTGAAGAG GAAAATGATTACATTGAAAGCTATTTTGACAATGGAGAGGACTTTGCTGCAGATAGTGACGACAACATGGATGGTGAAGCTACGTATTGA